The Blastomonas fulva genome contains a region encoding:
- the wecC gene encoding UDP-N-acetyl-D-mannosamine dehydrogenase, producing MLSDKKPEVCVVGLGYIGLPTAAIIARSGCRVLGVDVSEHVVNTIAEGRIHIEEVDLDGLVQGVVSRGMLRTSLTVEPSDVFVIAVPTPFDDNHAPDISYVLQAASSIAAVIKLGDCIILESTSPVGTTEEMRDLIAKLRPDLKVPGISADIPDIAIAYCPERVLPGRILEELTNNDRSIGGITPRCARKALTFYRRFVRGECITTDARSAEMTKLVENAYRDVNIAFANELSIVADRMGLDVWEVIRLANRHPRVNILQPGPGVGGHCIAVDPWFIIHGAPDDTPLIRTARWVNDGKIGHVLSKAGDMIEANPTARVACLGLAFKANIDDFRESPANKVALALAQKYGERIAIVEPYAQALPPAYDGLGASLIDVDDAIESCDMFIVLVDHDVFKSIPLAERVSKIVYDTRGIWSDQPAHPERPAGHLRLAG from the coding sequence ATGTTGTCCGACAAGAAGCCTGAAGTTTGTGTTGTGGGGCTGGGCTATATCGGCCTGCCCACCGCTGCCATCATCGCACGGTCGGGCTGCCGGGTGCTCGGCGTCGATGTCTCGGAACATGTCGTCAACACGATCGCCGAGGGCCGCATCCATATCGAGGAGGTCGATCTCGACGGGCTGGTGCAGGGCGTGGTTTCGCGTGGCATGCTGCGCACGTCGCTCACCGTCGAGCCCTCCGATGTATTCGTCATCGCGGTCCCCACCCCTTTCGACGACAACCATGCGCCTGATATCAGCTATGTGCTGCAGGCCGCGAGCAGCATTGCCGCGGTGATCAAGCTGGGCGATTGCATCATCCTGGAATCCACCTCGCCGGTGGGCACCACCGAGGAAATGCGCGACCTGATCGCCAAGCTGCGGCCTGACCTCAAGGTTCCCGGAATCAGCGCCGACATCCCCGACATCGCGATCGCCTATTGCCCCGAGCGCGTGCTCCCCGGGCGCATCCTCGAAGAGCTGACCAACAACGACCGATCGATCGGCGGCATAACCCCGCGCTGCGCGCGCAAGGCGCTCACGTTCTACCGCCGCTTCGTGCGCGGCGAGTGCATCACCACCGATGCGCGCTCGGCCGAAATGACCAAGCTGGTCGAGAACGCCTATCGCGACGTCAACATCGCCTTTGCCAACGAGCTGTCGATCGTCGCCGACCGCATGGGTCTCGACGTGTGGGAGGTAATCCGCCTCGCCAACCGCCATCCGCGCGTCAACATCCTCCAGCCCGGCCCGGGCGTCGGCGGCCACTGCATCGCGGTCGATCCGTGGTTCATCATCCACGGCGCGCCCGACGACACCCCGCTGATCCGCACCGCACGCTGGGTCAACGATGGCAAGATCGGCCATGTGCTGAGCAAGGCCGGCGACATGATCGAAGCCAACCCCACCGCGCGCGTCGCCTGTCTGGGTTTGGCGTTCAAGGCCAATATCGACGATTTCCGCGAGAGCCCGGCCAACAAGGTCGCGCTGGCGCTGGCGCAGAAATATGGCGAGCGCATCGCGATCGTCGAGCCCTATGCGCAGGCCCTTCCGCCCGCTTATGACGGCCTTGGAGCGAGCCTGATCGATGTCGACGATGCGATCGAGAGCTGCGACATGTTCATCGTGCTGGTCGATCACGACGTGTTCAAGTCGATCCCGCTTGCCGAACGCGTGAGCAAGATCGTGTACGACACCCGCGGCATCTGGTCCGACCAGCCCGCCCACCCCGAACGCCCGGCTGGCCATTTGCGCCTGGCCGGCTGA
- a CDS encoding glycosyltransferase, translated as MTSVTLMIPALNEAKALPATIANVAAMTPQPDEILLIDGGSEDETIALAMAAGWRVLAAPTRGRGPQINFGVEQAQGDLVCILHADSLLPPDAIAHVRTVLADKRLSLATFLPIIRGKKTRWFTTAHNWWKTYYPLFTHPHLFVRGVRLLFGDHAMFFRRADYLRIGGIPADATIMEEADLCIGFARIGKLKMTRKPVITSDRRIAAWGPLKANYIYLKVGLAWTFGMRHRLKDMYPDVR; from the coding sequence ATGACGAGCGTCACGCTGATGATCCCTGCGCTCAACGAAGCCAAGGCCCTGCCCGCGACCATCGCCAATGTCGCCGCAATGACGCCGCAACCCGACGAAATCCTACTGATCGACGGAGGCAGCGAGGACGAGACCATTGCGCTTGCAATGGCCGCCGGATGGCGGGTGCTGGCCGCGCCCACGCGCGGGCGCGGACCGCAGATCAATTTCGGGGTCGAGCAGGCGCAAGGCGATCTGGTGTGCATCCTGCACGCCGACAGCCTGCTGCCCCCCGACGCCATCGCCCATGTGCGCACGGTGCTTGCCGATAAAAGATTGTCGCTGGCGACGTTCCTGCCGATCATCCGCGGCAAGAAGACCCGCTGGTTCACCACCGCGCACAATTGGTGGAAGACATATTACCCGCTGTTCACCCATCCGCATCTGTTCGTGCGCGGGGTGCGGCTGCTGTTCGGTGACCATGCCATGTTCTTCCGCCGCGCCGATTATCTGCGCATCGGCGGCATCCCGGCAGACGCCACGATCATGGAAGAGGCCGACCTGTGCATCGGCTTTGCGCGAATCGGAAAGCTCAAGATGACCCGCAAGCCCGTGATCACTTCGGACCGCCGCATTGCAGCATGGGGACCGCTCAAGGCCAATTACATCTATCTGAAAGTCGGCCTCGCCTGGACCTTCGGAATGCGGCATCGGTTGAAGGATATGTACCCGGACGTCCGATGA